In the Vidua chalybeata isolate OUT-0048 chromosome 28, bVidCha1 merged haplotype, whole genome shotgun sequence genome, CCCCCCCTCACCTGTGATCTGCCGCTCCTTCTTGGAGTCCTTGAGCTCCTTCTTCTCCTCATCCCGGCGCTCCTTGGGCCGCACTGGCGACGAGGAGCTGGAGCGGTGCCGGCGTGGGGACCTGCTGGGGCACACCAGCTGGGGCtgcaattcccacctggaatccccacctggagctcctgctgtccccacatcACCCAGGGTGCCCTCACCTAGCTGTCCCCACCCCACGCTGGCATCCCTGCCATCacctggtgtccctgccctcaCCGGGATCATCCCTGACATCACCTGGATGTCTCCCCTCACCTGGATCATTCCTGACATCGCCTGGATGTCTCCCCTCACCTGGATCATCCCTGCCCTCACCTGGACAGTCCCCACCCTCACCTTAACAGTCCCTGCCCTCACCTGGATCGCCTCCGGTGTGGGGAGCGGGACCGgctcctcctcctgtccctgtcccgggaCCGCGAtcgctcccgccgccgcctctCCCTGTCCCGGGATGTGGAACGCGAGCGCCGGCGCTCTGCCCGGGGAAGggtcagctgctgctcccctgcccgCTTCCCGAAGGAAATCCCACAGAAAATCCCAGCGCAGAGCCCGGGACAGCCCTTCCCACCCTCCGGGACAGTTCTGGGCTCACGGACCCCTCTGGGCACCcccaggagggaaggagcagcaggaaaaatctCCAGCTGGAGCGGGGGAATCATCCAGGGGGAAATCACCGGGGAGGATCAGCCAGGAGGGGGTGGTGGTCCCCAAAAACCTGAGCAAGACGGAGAggggtggcaggaggagaggaagaggaggagaggaggagaagaaaataaggatggggagggggagaaggaggaaaaggagaagaggaaCAGGAGAAGCCgaggagaaggatgaggaggaagaagaggaggatgagggaCGCAGTCTCTGCTCTCCCCCAGAGCGAGGAACCGGGGCCTCCCCTCCCTGGAGGGTCTCAGTCCCCCCTACCCCTGTCCCTTCCACCCGGATCTCCCGTGCCCCGTCCCCCGGCTTCTCCCTGACCTCCGCCGCCGTTTCCGTCCCTCCCTGGGTCCCCCCGGTGCCCCCTCACCCCGCCGCGGCGGTGACCGGGAGCGGCTGCGGCCCATGGCCGCCCCTCAGCCCCGCGCTGCTGCTCCCACGGCGCCGCCGGcccgagcggggccgggcctgAGGAGACCGGGCCTGAGGGGACCCGGCCTGAGGGATCGGTCAGCACCGCATCGGGACGCACCGGCCCGGTCCCGCCGCTCGCCCTGAGAGCCCGCCCAGCCCGGAGCGCGAGGGGAGGGccgggaggaagaggagggcaggaaggggaggggaggaaggcgGGGCCGTCACCGTCACCCGCCGCAGGCCGCTGCTCGCTCTCGGCGCGCCCGGAGCGCTGtggccggcccggcccggcccttCTCGGCCCCGTTTTTTTCCCGTTCACGGGCCGGTCCTTCCCTTCCCGGCCCTGTCCGGCGGGTGGAGCCGCATCCTCCGTTCGGGTCCCCGCGTTCAAGCAGGCGGGCGCGGCTCGGTgccggcccggcccagcccggaGCCCGAACGTGCCTGGGTTCGGTAGTGGGGGGGTTCAGGAGGGgcttctctgagaagctgctggaaccTTCCCGGTGTCCGGCACACCCACTGCCAGCGGCTCCGGGACATTTCTGTGAGGGCACTGAATGGGGGAGTCCCGTTCCTGACCCATGGCACCATGCCATCCTCACCCTGAgccctgtcccattcccactTCCACACCTGTCCCATCGttcctttcccattcccaggcccatcccattccagtcccaatcccattcccacctccatccccatttccatcccattcccacctccaTCTGCATCCACATCCATCCCCATTCGAATcccaatccccattcccattccaatCTCCattccatccccatccctcgCCCCTCAGCCTCCAAGCGCTGCCGGGTGCCAAACACGGGGTTTATTTACACCGGCGTTCCACGAGCTCCCGGCCGCGATTGTCACACGCGGGGACACATGCCACACCCCGGCCTCCTCCAGTGACATTCCGGGGGCTCAACACCCACCcggcccccggggcagccccggctggGAGGAGAggtgctgagccctgctggACTCGCCCTTCTCCACTGCCAAGGTGGGATCTGCCTCTGTTTTCCAGCGGAGGTGCAGATGCAGAGGCCCCGGATCAGGGGTTTGCCCCCACCCTGAGCCTTGCTGGAgcaaggggagggggaggcagggaggtGGGCTGGGGGAGTTAGCCCAGGGGTGGTCCAGGGATGTGATCTTGGCTCTGTTGCCCTCCATCATGGTGATGATGGTGGCACTGGAGCCTTCGTCCCTTTCTACCTGGAACTCCCCGGAATTTCATAGAGGGGGACCTCAATCCCGGGGTCCCCTGCAAAGCCAGTGGCCCTTGGGAAAAGGGGTGACAAAGGCCCTGGGGACAGACCTTCAGGGACAAAATCCCTCGGAAAGTCCCCGGGTTGGGCTGGGGGTGTGGCAGTGCTGTCATTCAGGAATtccccccaggtgtgacagTGCTACCCCAGGGAGGTGACGTGGCTGtctctgcaggctctgctgccctggctcacCCAGTGGGAACAGGCCCAGGGACAAAAATGGCCTCAAAGAGCCTTAAAATCAGTGGCAGTGAGGAACAGCCCCCCTGGTGACAGGGTTTAGGGGCTCAGAGTATCCCCTCGGTGCCCCCCATCCTGCAGGAGTGGGATGGGGACCTCTGGGAAGACACTGGGCAGGGCAAAGgctcttcccaaaatccaggtTCTGGCAAGATCCCTGCCTGGGCACTCTCTGCTGTATCCTGCACCCCCCATTACATGGGCTTCCTGCTCTTTCAGAGGGGATCCAACCCCCACGAGCTGTGAAAAGGTTTGAAACCACAGTGATGGCACATGGGAAAAccctgctggggtgggggagCCCCAAACAGCGTTCTGGGGCATTCCAGACCTCCATGGATGCAGGAAGGCTCAGGGTGAGCACCCCAGGAAATGGGGGGAGGACGTGGGGCTGATCCCAGTGATttatccccaaatcccagcgcTGGAAAGGCTGTGGGGAGCATCAGCATGTCTGGGGCTCATCCCGGGAAGGGGGTGGGCAGGAGGCTGTAAcgctgggaaggaagggaacgCCGGGAAGGATGGAAGTTGTGCTGGGaatccagagctgggaaaagcagggggCCGGTGGGAACTGGCAGCGTGTGTTCATCCCGAAGTAGCACTTAGTGAGTGAGTTTTGCTCAGTTTTAAATAACACAGACAATTCCCggaggtgggttttttttccctattttcccAGGTGCAGGTCGTGCAGTGAGGCGGGGGCTTTTCCAGTGGTGGGAAaccctgctgctcttcctcgGGTGTGGAAAACATGGGCTGGGAGTACCAGGAGAAGGGGACGAAGCGATTCTTGAGCCCAAGGAGAGGAAGATTACAGTCCAGAGAGGAAAAACCTCATCTCCTCCTTCAGGAACAGCAATCCCCCGCCTTCAGCTTGGGCCAGTTCTCCTGGCGAAGTGATGGACAGTTTTCCCTGGGGATGAAGCCAGCACCATTCCAGCAGAGCTTGAAACAGAAGGTGAAGAAAATAACCACGAAACacccttttcttcctcaaatcAAGCAGATCTGGGCTCTAGTGGAGAAAATTCAACCCTTTTCGGCCCAcggtgggaaggggctggagcccaggagggagaggggggagggagatGCAGTGGGAGTTTCCCCAAACGGGGACCACAGTCTCTCTGAGCTCGGTGACCGCCCCCAGAGGCGGGTGACAAGGGGGACGAGGTGCCTTGTGCCAGGAGGGCCCGGAAAACAGCTGGGTTCCGGGGCTTTTGGGCCGCGCCTCGGGGTCTCAGAGATCCCGGGGATCCCCGGGGTGGCCACGCGCGAGGCCTCGGGAGACTCAGGATTcgatcttttccttctttttgccttttttcaggAAAGATGGGGTCCggaatttcttcttctttttggAGGGTGATTTGGAGGGTGAACCGTCGGGGGACACGGGGTTGCTGGTCACTGTCTCCTTCTCCTTGGGGGCATCCTGGTCAGTGTTGGTGGTTGTCCGGTCTGTCCCCCCTTTTCCAAGGTTTTCCTCAGTGCTTTGCTCTTCATCTTTCCCGTTTACCACCACTGGTGGCTCCTTCTTGGCAGTGGAATCAGGGGGGGCTTGGCCACCATCGCCCTTCTTATCACCTTGGGAAGGGGAGAGGTAACAGGGAAttggggcagcagcaccagtgtTGTGGGGGGGGTTTATCCCCGCAAATGTCCAGCGGggcctgggcaggagcaggattgGGCCTCCACGAGCGGAGAACATTGGGATTTGATCCTGTCCTGCCTCAGGCACCACTTCCCTGAGCCCCCCCACCTCCCTGCGGGGCAAGCGATGTGGGATGGAGAGCCGGGAAGAGGCAGTAGGAGAAGCAGGAAGCAACAACAAGGAGGGATTCCCCAGGGGATTTCCTAAGGGATTTTCCCCGAGCAGGGCTGGAGACCGAAGATCCCCCCGAGCCCATGTCCCTCTTCCGGGGTGGCCTCTCCGTACTTACTACGGCGCCAGGGATTCGGGGATAACTCCTTGGGTGACAGGCACAcggggaggaaagagaaaggagatgttgtggagacagacagacagacggacaccACGAGACACCatggcagagccagcagccccGAGCCGCGCCCCGGCACCCGCTGTGGTTCGGAACAGTGGTAACGCCACGCCCGCCGGAGCGTGGGGTCTGGGGTGGGGCACAGGGGTGTCCCCTCCACCCCACAAAGCCACCGGCAGATGCTCACGTCCTCCTACCATGATCCCCATCGgtgcccagcccctctggagcgGGGTGGCAGCACAAGGTGACAGCAAGCTGCGTCTCAGCGTGGTTTGGCCACAGCCACCCTCGTCCCCCCAAGTCCTGCTGCTCACTGAGACCCCAGCCCTCGTTTTGGGGTGCTCGTCACCCCACTCACCCTCCGTGGGCTCCGCAGGCGCTGGGGGCTCAGGAGGGGGTGGCTCTGGTGGGGGAGCCCCGCTCTCCTCCACTGCCGCGTCCTTCTCACCTGCCACAGAGAGACACGCTGGCCCCAGGTCCCCTCAGCGCCACCCGGGGCACTTTGGGGGTGGTCTCTCCTACCCTGCAGGTGCTTCTTCCTCTCCACCTCCTGCTTGtactcctccagctcctggtccGTGAGCTGGCTGAAGGGGTTGGGGGGCTCTGGCTCGGGGGAAGCCTCTTCCCCACCCTCCTTGGACTCTGCATCCCCCAGGTGGCTCTCAGTGGACTGAAACAGACCCCCAGAGCGGTGTCACCCCCCCGGGGCAGTGTCAACCCCCCCTGGAGAGATGTCATCCCTCCAGAGTGGTGTCACACCCTCTGGAACTGTGTCAACAGCCCCACCCCAAGCATTGTCAGCCCCATTGGAGCAGTGTCCCcaccccagcagtgtcccctcTGCCCTCGGGGCGGTGTCACTGCCCCAGACCTGTGGAATGCTGGGGaaccagggaagggctgggtgCTCTGGGCAGGGGCATGTGGGGTCGTGTGGGGTGTGGGACAGGTGGTGACATGGGGTGATATTGGCCTGGGGAtacagtggggacagggggtgacacggggggaCAGGACTGTGTCTGGTGCCCAGCAATGacactgctcagcagctgtgattggggacacggggtgtcacggggctggggacatggggtgacacagggtgacatgGGCTGTGGATGGGGCTAGGGATACAGGGTGGGGAgatgggctggggacacagcgTGACACAGGCTGTGGGCCAGGCCTGGGGATGCAGGGTTAGGGACACAAggggacacagggtgacacGGGGTGTCTGTCaaagggctggggacacggggtgaCATGGGTGCCATACGGGGCTGCGGCTGGTCTCGGCGATGACGCTGGCCAGCAGCTGCGACTGGGGCCCCGCTGACTTCACGTCCTGGCGGTTTTGCTCGCGGATCTGTGAGGGAGGACGGGGCTAAATCCCCTTCCAAGGACAGGGCTAAGCCTCCCCGAGACCCCACTGtccaccagcccagcccagcccacctTGTTGCGCATCTCCAGCACCTCCTGCGGGTCCGTGTAGAGCGGCACGAACTGGTTGGGGTTCTCGATGCGGATGGGGGTCCCGCTGCTGCCCTTCTCCACTTCGTCCGCCCGCAGCCACTGCAAACCCAGGAACAGGGTTTTGGGAAGCAGGAGACCCCCAGGATAGAAAGGGGACCCCGACAAATGCAACTTGTATAGAGGGAAGACCCCAATAGTAGAGGGAAGCACCATAAATGCAAGGAGACCCCGATAAACACTCCTTGCATAGAAGGAAGACCTCACTAAATGCATCATACATAGAAGGGGGAGCTCAATAATAGAGGAAGATCCCAAAAAAAGCATCTTGTGTAGGGGACCTTGATAAACAGGTGTTACATGGAGGAAAGACCCCAATAAATGCATCTTGCACGAGGGAGAGACCCCAGTAATAGAGGGGAGACCCTTATAAATCTTGTGTAGAAGGGAGGCCCCCATAAAGGG is a window encoding:
- the SNRNP27 gene encoding U4/U6.U5 small nuclear ribonucleoprotein 27 kDa protein isoform X2, with the translated sequence MGRSRSRSPPRRERRRSRSTSRDRERRRRERSRSRDRDRRRSRSRSPHRRRSRSPRRHRSSSSSPVRPKERRDEEKKELKDSKKERQITEEDLQGKTEEEIEMMKMMGFASFDTTKGKKVDGAANAYAINVSQKRKYRQYMNRKGGFNRPLDFIA
- the SNRNP27 gene encoding U4/U6.U5 small nuclear ribonucleoprotein 27 kDa protein isoform X1, whose product is MGRSRSRSPPRRERRRSRSTSRDRERRRRERSRSRDRDRRRSRSRSPHRRRSSRSPRRHRSSSSSPVRPKERRDEEKKELKDSKKERQITEEDLQGKTEEEIEMMKMMGFASFDTTKGKKVDGAANAYAINVSQKRKYRQYMNRKGGFNRPLDFIA